One genomic region from Melioribacteraceae bacterium encodes:
- a CDS encoding DNA-3-methyladenine glycosylase I, with product MNNPGNLIRCSWAGSDPLYCKYHDEEWGIPVHDDRKLFEMLILEGAQAGLSWITILRKRDNYRKAFGNFDPHIVARYNSKKVKELIKNEGIVRNRLKIESAVHNAKIFLEIKKSFGSFDNYIWQFVDFKPVRNNWKRVSEIPAKTEVSDRMSKDLKKRGFKFVGSTICYAFMQAVGMVDDHTSDCFKYRNRNNA from the coding sequence ATGAATAATCCGGGAAATTTAATAAGATGCAGCTGGGCAGGCAGCGATCCGCTCTATTGCAAATATCACGATGAAGAGTGGGGGATTCCGGTGCACGATGACAGAAAACTGTTTGAAATGTTAATTCTGGAAGGTGCGCAGGCCGGATTAAGCTGGATCACCATTCTGCGCAAGCGCGATAACTACCGCAAAGCTTTTGGCAATTTCGATCCACATATTGTTGCCAGATATAATTCTAAAAAAGTAAAAGAACTCATCAAAAACGAGGGGATTGTTAGGAATCGACTTAAAATCGAATCGGCCGTCCATAATGCCAAAATTTTTCTTGAAATTAAAAAATCCTTCGGTTCTTTCGATAATTATATCTGGCAGTTTGTTGATTTTAAGCCGGTGAGAAATAATTGGAAACGTGTAAGTGAAATACCGGCTAAAACAGAAGTATCGGATCGGATGAGCAAGGATTTGAAGAAACGCGGATTCAAATTTGTTGGATCTACAATTTGTTATGCATTTATGCAGGCGGTTGGTATGGTTGATGACCATACGTCAGACTGTTTTAAATATAGAAACCGGAATAACGCATAA